One region of Niallia sp. Man26 genomic DNA includes:
- a CDS encoding dynamin family protein produces MLPTTIFQLNHLTEFYQFLASYNDPAAGKKVKDLINKIHEGDFIFTFCGHYSAGKSSLINELMGKSLLPSSPIPTTAHKIRVKHGADSVRVDFTEGSPLLFPNCTDLKLVDSQLNNKELINGVALNVSDIELSANIVFVDTPGIDSIDKAHMLAAESSIHLSDVLFYVVEYNHVQSEINIEFTKQLVDSGKSFVLIINQIDKHREEEISFEAFKQSVEHAFISSGAVPEKIFYTSIKDMDKNKNEISMLKQYIAEKIANKHSLAEASADQSFLKIKTDHSNTMTRRKKKNLEAASLPLAAISEEQIEKLELEMENLNLKLQRLVSRKEQQAEWEAEFLSIIKNAYIMPYANRELAESYLNSKDKKFKLGLFSSKQKIKNEQEKRLSEFHGVLVKTVQLQLLGPMTEFFSSIAGKVGGDAGAFKEQYMTESMFILEMTALQSLVNPNAQMSETYLLRYCEEVEDYIKSNVKKEAIKLFSILVSEQDELTKQEELALAEQQQNLETLLEAKQKIAEINTSWDTWKNRLTELMEERREDKEPHYLQLIEKPAEPIVQQINPVNAAQPTQRKRQAEVRPKTETVLTKPEEMIEQLAFVSEALTGLTGFKEVVRNLERRADTIRNKQYTICLFGAFSAGKSSFANALLGHPLLPVSPNPMTAAINRILPVDRNNQHGKMVVFWKSESEILGELQDYLQVFHEKAESLQAALLAIGNIKKAKSPSSASHFRYLDAFSEGYKARKESLGTVTTEDMKKLEHYVSVEAVSCFIAKIDVYFDCSLTRKGIVLVDTPGGDSINTRHSELSFEYMKAADSILYLSYYNHAFAKADRSFLLQLGRMKDSFEKDKMFFIMNAIDLAKDQEELDLVFDYLYEQLEHYGIRNPRIFPVSSLFSGDEPYKGQMEHFKASLLQFIEDEWLPFMLKAAEADCLAGIHMLEDFILTSETEHEKQKEQMERWKREEQELRSLLVQQKHSYLNKKLKAEIDEQVHYLKQRIFLQFNDWLKEAFHPGLLKGESRKQEGEKALDDFLMQLSHEVEQELRAVNLRSENYFYAQRKELFEQSIKSIRQKNKEIILQLDDTKRLEDVLTHLAPFRTFDRALFKKALSYYKNPKAFFEKGDRKYLAEEIKTVIESEGYTFFETEKERLFNYFNDCLEEEKQAMVQTLHRQMEEYYSGKAELFQNEATRINMKNALQAIKDRNVLTYANSR; encoded by the coding sequence ATGCTTCCTACAACCATTTTTCAACTAAACCACCTCACTGAATTTTATCAATTTCTTGCTAGTTATAATGATCCTGCAGCTGGCAAAAAGGTAAAGGATTTAATTAATAAGATCCATGAAGGAGATTTTATTTTTACCTTTTGCGGCCATTATTCTGCCGGCAAATCAAGTTTAATAAATGAACTTATGGGCAAGAGTCTTTTACCGAGCAGTCCTATTCCCACTACAGCTCATAAAATCAGGGTAAAACATGGAGCAGACTCTGTTAGAGTTGATTTCACAGAAGGCTCGCCTCTGTTATTTCCCAATTGCACAGACTTAAAATTAGTGGACAGCCAATTGAATAACAAGGAGTTAATTAATGGTGTTGCCTTAAATGTAAGCGATATCGAATTATCAGCCAATATCGTCTTTGTCGACACACCGGGAATTGACAGTATTGATAAAGCTCATATGCTTGCAGCAGAATCAAGCATCCATCTGTCAGATGTTCTCTTTTATGTCGTAGAATATAATCATGTTCAGTCTGAAATTAATATCGAATTTACGAAACAGCTTGTAGACAGCGGGAAAAGTTTTGTTTTAATTATCAATCAGATTGATAAGCACCGAGAAGAAGAAATCTCTTTTGAAGCATTTAAGCAAAGTGTAGAGCATGCTTTTATATCTAGTGGGGCAGTGCCTGAGAAGATATTCTACACTTCCATCAAAGACATGGACAAAAATAAAAATGAAATAAGCATGCTGAAACAATATATAGCAGAGAAAATAGCAAATAAACATTCCTTAGCAGAAGCCTCTGCAGATCAATCGTTTTTAAAAATAAAAACAGACCACAGCAATACAATGACAAGACGGAAAAAGAAAAACCTGGAAGCAGCAAGCCTGCCTCTTGCGGCAATAAGCGAGGAGCAAATAGAAAAATTAGAGCTTGAAATGGAGAATCTTAACCTGAAGCTTCAACGTCTAGTCAGTCGTAAGGAGCAGCAGGCAGAGTGGGAAGCTGAGTTTCTTTCTATTATAAAAAATGCGTATATTATGCCTTATGCAAATAGAGAGCTTGCAGAAAGCTACTTGAATTCCAAAGATAAGAAATTTAAGCTTGGACTTTTCTCCAGCAAACAAAAAATCAAAAACGAACAGGAAAAAAGATTATCAGAATTTCATGGAGTTTTGGTTAAAACAGTCCAGTTACAGCTGCTCGGCCCAATGACAGAATTTTTTAGTTCTATTGCCGGAAAAGTGGGCGGTGATGCAGGTGCATTTAAAGAGCAATATATGACAGAATCTATGTTTATTTTGGAAATGACAGCTCTGCAATCACTTGTGAACCCAAATGCACAAATGTCAGAAACATATTTGCTCCGCTATTGTGAAGAGGTCGAAGATTACATAAAAAGCAATGTAAAAAAAGAAGCGATTAAGCTGTTTTCTATCTTAGTAAGCGAGCAGGATGAGCTCACAAAACAAGAGGAGCTTGCCTTGGCAGAACAACAGCAAAACCTCGAAACCTTACTAGAAGCAAAACAGAAAATTGCTGAAATAAACACAAGCTGGGATACATGGAAAAACCGCTTAACAGAACTGATGGAGGAGCGGCGAGAAGATAAAGAGCCTCATTATTTGCAGCTGATTGAAAAGCCAGCAGAGCCGATTGTCCAGCAAATAAATCCTGTCAATGCAGCACAACCGACTCAAAGAAAAAGACAGGCGGAAGTCCGGCCTAAAACAGAAACAGTATTAACGAAGCCGGAGGAAATGATAGAACAGCTTGCATTTGTTTCTGAAGCATTAACAGGATTAACAGGTTTTAAGGAGGTTGTCCGCAATCTAGAGCGAAGAGCAGATACCATTCGTAATAAACAATATACCATCTGCTTATTCGGTGCTTTCTCTGCAGGGAAATCGTCATTTGCTAATGCCTTGCTTGGACATCCTTTACTGCCAGTGTCGCCTAATCCGATGACAGCAGCCATTAACCGCATCCTCCCTGTTGATAGAAACAATCAGCATGGTAAAATGGTTGTCTTTTGGAAAAGTGAGAGTGAGATATTAGGTGAGCTTCAAGATTATTTGCAAGTGTTTCATGAAAAAGCCGAGTCTTTGCAAGCAGCTTTGCTTGCCATCGGAAATATCAAAAAAGCAAAATCCCCGTCTTCGGCGAGTCACTTTCGCTATTTAGATGCTTTTTCTGAAGGGTATAAAGCACGTAAAGAATCACTAGGTACGGTCACAACAGAGGATATGAAGAAACTGGAGCACTATGTATCGGTTGAAGCTGTATCTTGCTTCATTGCGAAGATTGATGTGTACTTTGACTGCAGTTTGACAAGAAAAGGCATCGTATTAGTCGATACGCCTGGCGGAGATTCCATTAATACAAGGCATAGTGAGCTAAGCTTTGAATACATGAAGGCAGCTGATTCTATCCTGTACTTATCTTATTATAATCACGCGTTTGCTAAAGCAGATCGGTCCTTTTTGCTTCAATTAGGAAGAATGAAAGATTCTTTTGAGAAGGATAAGATGTTTTTTATTATGAACGCTATTGACTTGGCTAAGGATCAAGAGGAATTAGATCTTGTCTTTGATTATCTTTATGAACAGCTCGAGCATTATGGAATTAGAAATCCGCGTATTTTCCCAGTTTCCAGTCTCTTTAGCGGTGATGAACCATATAAAGGTCAAATGGAACATTTTAAAGCGAGTCTGCTCCAATTCATTGAGGATGAATGGCTTCCGTTTATGCTGAAAGCAGCAGAAGCAGACTGTTTAGCTGGCATACATATGTTGGAGGACTTTATCCTGACATCTGAAACAGAGCATGAGAAGCAAAAGGAGCAAATGGAGCGGTGGAAAAGGGAAGAACAAGAACTTCGCTCCCTCCTTGTTCAACAGAAGCATTCTTATTTAAATAAAAAGCTGAAAGCAGAAATAGATGAGCAGGTTCATTACTTAAAACAGAGAATATTCCTGCAGTTCAATGATTGGCTGAAAGAAGCGTTCCACCCTGGCCTGCTTAAAGGCGAAAGCCGAAAACAGGAAGGAGAAAAAGCGTTGGATGATTTCCTTATGCAGCTTAGCCATGAAGTGGAGCAAGAGCTGAGGGCAGTCAATTTACGAAGTGAGAATTACTTTTATGCGCAAAGAAAAGAACTTTTTGAACAGTCGATTAAAAGCATTCGCCAAAAAAATAAAGAAATCATCCTGCAGCTTGATGATACAAAAAGATTGGAAGATGTTTTAACCCATCTGGCTCCATTTAGAACATTTGACAGAGCGCTTTTTAAAAAAGCATTATCTTATTATAAAAACCCGAAAGCTTTCTTTGAAAAAGGAGACAGAAAATACCTTGCCGAAGAAATAAAAACCGTAATCGAAAGCGAAGGCTATACTTTTTTTGAAACAGAAAAAGAGCGGCTATTTAATTATTTTAATGACTGTTTGGAAGAAGAAAAACAAGCAATGGTTCAAACCCTCCACAGACAAATGGAGGAATATTACAGTGGGAAAGCAGAGCTGTTCCAAAACGAAGCAACCCGTATTAACATGAAAAATGCACTGCAAGCAATTAAAGACAGAAATGTATTAACATATGCTAACAGTAGGTAA
- a CDS encoding chemotaxis protein CheX — protein sequence MTITRSATEILNGTIESVKNVIPFELSIDKPTLITAPYQQKSLGVLIGLTGDFRGRVIIDGNQEVFGKIGEAMFGMVLEGEMLDSFSGELGNMIAGNLTTFVSKNGIAMDITPPTVLVGETKMYGFEKALSLKVTLADTGTIHIILMLEV from the coding sequence GTGACAATCACGCGAAGTGCAACAGAAATATTAAACGGGACTATTGAATCAGTTAAAAACGTAATCCCCTTTGAATTAAGTATTGATAAACCTACTTTAATCACGGCACCTTACCAGCAAAAATCATTAGGTGTTTTAATCGGTTTAACAGGTGATTTCCGTGGAAGAGTCATTATAGATGGAAACCAGGAAGTATTCGGAAAGATTGGCGAAGCGATGTTTGGAATGGTGCTGGAAGGAGAAATGCTTGATTCTTTCTCTGGAGAGCTTGGCAATATGATCGCTGGAAATCTTACTACATTTGTTTCTAAAAATGGGATTGCTATGGATATAACTCCTCCGACCGTGTTGGTGGGAGAAACGAAAATGTATGGCTTTGAAAAGGCCCTTAGTTTAAAAGTGACACTTGCTGACACAGGCACTATTCACATCATTTTAATGCTTGAAGTGTAA